A segment of the Solanum lycopersicum chromosome 9, SLM_r2.1 genome:
CACAATTTAGTCGTTTAGAGACTTTTATTTATTGGGAGATTTTATTCTTCccataattttatgttttttcttcatattaattttgatataatagtATTTTGATCTTTAGTATTAATTTTTGCCGTCTAATTTATCAACCATATGATTTGCAAATTATCAGCTTCGCATGACGTCATATTCAACCTCTTCATATCCCCAACATATATATAGTAACAAATGGTCTTAAATGATTATGGAGGTTAAAATTCCTTTTAAATAGTCTAAATTCGTCGCACAtataatttcatcatatatgtCGAATTTCTTGTAGGGAATCTTTAATTTTAGATCAACATATCATAGTAATTTGTGGGCAAATACTTACTTACAGTAAACTTCCTTTGAAGTTGAAAGATTGTGTATTCGATCATCGAGCGGCAAAAATATATTCTTGTCTCTTGTCTCCAACCTGATGATTcaactgattttttttaattttgaaaaatatacctTCCATTATAATTTTTAGTACTCATGATGATATTAATTAGCAAAATAGAAAGGTCTAGGAAGCTCTCAACTTTAATTAAAGGCCCTTGATAATGGGAAGTGAGTAGAAACTAAGTACTTTTCAACGCACATATCATAGTGGGAAGAAGCTGataattagtttttaaaaacaatGTATTATTCATTAGATTAATGAAACCACTTTCTTAATTTCTAACTTCCACTAACACAAAGTCTTATGATTTCTACCATATCTAAAACCCTAAAAAGTATCATCTTACattttataatatgttttctttatatttatatttgaagtCAAAAAAGTCACCTGCGTTGCCAATTTTGTCTAACCATCGATAGTGAGATTTAATATACAATAACAATCGAGATGTGTAACATGTTAGAATATATAAGCATTATATAATATGAaagttattttgtttttcttgaaataaaaattatattcatattgtagAAATGGTTGACCATAGTAAAGAAAGATTTGATACTATGTATATGCAAGGGATCATCATTTATAAGAGATTAATAGTTTCATAATAAAATGcctgattattttattatatattttgttaagGATGCTAATTAATTTCGagatcatttatttaattatttatactaaagtatttgaataaattatctTATATAAATGATTGGATCGGATAAGTAGTACCATGTAATATCTCAACTCATGAGATATCTTTGTCTATTTTATAATCGTTTGATTcacaaacaaaattatatttcactATTATAGTACTGAAATTATGATTAGGGGACTATTGTATTCCACCTTAGACATaggacaaaataatattaatttgaatgaGATAAGaagatatatattcaaaattaagtttgtgattaaagttataattaattaaataactataatttatattttcaattaaatcaaacataatttttatcttatacTTAATCATCAATATCCTATCATAAaagcttttaaaataaaattaatgattcGATGGTGTATGCAATAAGCATCATTAATACCTCATTTGTTTGCATTTAATGGGAGTTTGAATCTTAATCATCAGATTTGCCTCATCAAGTGTGTTTGTTTTTAAGGAtttaatcttaattatttagatttagTTTATTAAGTTCGtttgttatattttcttataagtcTTTTAATGAGTCTCAATATATCTGAATAAATCACATATGTAACACACTCTTAACACCATTAGACTCAAAAATAAGACTCCTATCTTAATTTGACTACATGcatcacaataactcataaaaattgttttcttatttaattaatttaattaatgttaattacaAGTTTACggttataatttcttttattcttattaacttaatatattttttacctttcataaattaatcaatatatttgaattgataagcactcccatgatataatatttagcatgattctaaaaataagaaagtattagTTATTTGATCGATAACAATAGCAAATgtctattataaataaaatattttcctaaacaatatatttattactttatataaacTACTTTACGTTGCATTATATTAGATTTTCAAAGTTTTTGAATGgaaaaaatagtcatattaatgatgtaacttgatgttaaattcttaaaagataaatcatattaccttgttacggtaaaaatattcaaaatattattctctatataaaaaaacaattttactatgaggtttttataatattttactcatattgcatttaattttatatgcaTGCACATTCAAAACAGATTGTCCCAATAATTCAGTGTAAAGATTTgttaaagaataacaaaagtttcacatcggtgattaatgagatgggtggactccttataaggcttggttGATCCTTCtctctttgagctagcttttggggtgtgagttaggcctaagacctaatttcacatggtatcagagcagggcccgtctcacccgatgttAGGGtctccaaaatcaaaattgcccACGCACCAGAGGCTAAGCATtgggcgtgaggtggggtgttaaagaatgacaaaagtctcacatcggtgattaatgagatgggtggactccttataaggcttgggcaatcctcctctctttgagctagcttttggggtgtgagttaggcctaagacctaatttcacaagATTTAGATACAATATCTTAATAGCACATCTAAATTTTAATGCACAGATTAATATCCAGATTCAGACgtcttaattttaataaaaacaaatgaggTGTAAGTCATTAACTTCATTCGCATTGACTTAATGGTGTCGCGTGCAATTACTTTAGATAAAACTTTGTTCACATTGACAAAAGATATAAATCATTCAGTactcaaattattatttctatcaTTATAATTACATGTACTTCACATTACTATCAGCTACTATTATAACTAGAACTGTTGCTTATAAtgatagaaataataattatataactattttttaaaaatatattatgtgtttttaaaaaaaaattgacatattgtattataagtatattaaaatatgtgataaatatctatcaataaaatttgtattatatgtgaataataactTATTCTTTATAATATGTAGTAAAATTgtactataaatattttaaaaatgattaagtgaaaaaaaaattattataactataaataataaatattttttaattataatatatttacgtAAGTTTCCTCGGGTCATGTTGTTTTGTTCTGATTTGTAGGAATTAATGGAGTTACGTGTTATATCTCTTTAGTCAttctatcttctttttttttcaggaGTAAGTTGTTTTATGGACTGACCCTATTTTTGTAAAACTATTTTGTTGTGTATACAAAGCAAGTAATTTTCCAAGAATTGTTTTCCAAAAATACAACATCAATCACTAATTATAGAAATCGaactatcaaaaagtctaaaaaatttaaaagaggaGAAAGATTAACATATATAAAAGAACACACCACCAACTTCATAATCAAAGAACGTATATTAATATATGACCAATAACTTTTCTCAAATTAAGTAATTAACGTCAGCGCCACCCCCAAATGAGTCTTACCGTGCGTGATTCAgattggaaaaattacatagattaatatattttaaaaaataattattgagtttagtgataatttttatttattatcatttatagcaataatgtaataaatctgtaatatgtattaaaagtgaattatttatgcaatatatttgaattgtttttgaaatatattgtgtttgtttggtaaaaaatgatctattataagtgtattaaaatgtgtgataaatatattatccatcattaatactgtattatatgtgaataataaattgttctttgtaatttatattaaaacttgtattataaatgaattaaaagtgatcaagtgaaaaaaaatattattgatataaatgataaatatttttttttgttgtagcatatttttgtatgtttctCATTCAGATTTAGTCAAAGGTTCAATAAAAGCTCGGAGTTgggaaaaaatgatgaaataggAAGAAACTACATAAAAACGTATTTAGTCCAAATTCTGTTGACTAAAATGACGGATAAAAATATGACGTTTTAACTCCCTATTTTTAGTTGgaataaacaacaacaaatacttccataattttttcaaattaataaatcccTATTTTTACAAAAGTCTTGTTCACTAAAAtgattatattatcaatataacaGTCTTTTTCGTTTTAACactatattatgatatattttttcttttttaaaatgatattatggacttatttataaaaacaaaaacaaaaaaaaaagaattgagtAGTAAAAGGTTGATTTAGTTTCAATAATGTTCATATCAGTAATTAACAACAAtgaaaactcaaaaatatatCAACACAATTCACCATGAAAAGAGATTTAcgattattttatcattttacacCACATATGTGCTCGAGaactatttttcccttttcacttataataataataaaataagaagaagaaaaaaaaacaattttggacatttaattactatttttatgtatagtgaacaatttaatacatttaagaggaaaacaaaaagactcctaaaaagttgaaaaggaATATACTTTTGAACATTCTCAGGTGTTTTGCATATAAATATTCAACTCCTTACTCCTCTTTTATTCAACGTATCTTAAACCTTTTTAACTTCTATTTGTCACAGCACAGGTGTGTGTGTCTCTTTTCTTTGCGctttttggttaaaattttgtatatgaGTCACATCAATTGATTTTAgagatttttttatgattggATTGAATTTAGACTATCTAAATCAAACTTGGTGGGCAAAGGCCTCTAAATATATCCATATTTGTTTGTTACAATTTTTGTGCTCCTATTGAATTTCTTTTCTATGCATGATTTTGCGTTGTATCTTTTTGTTTTGTGCTTAAGGATTgtggtaaaataatttttttgttttgaattggTAATGCCCTGCTATTGGAAACTGGATTAGATTACATgttgaatatttgttttgattcgcagaaagaaggaaaaatggGTGGGGATATGAAGGTTTTGAACGCACTTGATTCAGCAAAAACGCAATGGTATCACTTCACGGCAATTATAATAGCTGGTATGGGATTTTTTACTGATGCCTATGATCTCTTCTGCATATCTCTAGTTACTAAGTTGCTTGGACGTATTTACTATCATGTTGATGGCTCTTCGAAGCCTGGTTCATTACCTCCTAATGTCTCCGCGGCTGTTAACGGTGTTGCTTTTTGTGGTACCCTTGCGGGGCAACTCTTCTTTGGATGGCTTGGTGACAAAATGGGACGAAAGAAAGTATATGGCATGACTCTTATGCTTATGTGTATCTGTTCTATTGCTTCCGGCCTTTCTTTCAGTAGGGATCCTAAGACTGTGATGGCTACCCTTTGTTTCTTTCGATTTTGGCTTGGTTTTGGAATTGGTGGTGATTACCCTCTTTCTGCTACTATTATGTCTGAATATGCTAACAAAAAGACTAGGGGTGCTTTCATTGCTGCTGTTTTCGCTATGCAAGGGTTTGGGATCCTGGCAGGTGGTATTTTTGCTATCATTATATCTGCTGCATTCGAGGCTAGTTTCAAGGCGCCACCCTATCAAGTGGATCCCCTTGGTTCAACGGTTCCTCAAGCAGATTATGTGTGGAGGATCATATTGATGGTTGGGTCACTTCCTGCTCTTCTCACTTACTACTGGAGGATGAAGATGCCTGAAACGGCTCGTTACACTGCTCTTGTAGCCAAGAATGTGAAGCAGGCTACTGCAGATATGGAAAAGGTTATGCAGGTTGACATTGGGACAGAGCAAAAAGAGCCTGCTGCTGTTTCTACTGTAAAGTCTGGCAATGAATTTGGATTGTTTACGAAAAAATTTCTTACCCGACATGGACTTCACTTGCTTGGCACAACTAGTACATGGTTTCTTCTTGATATTGCATACTACAGCCAAAACTTGTTCCAAAAGGATATATTCAGTGCTATTGGATGGATTCCTGCTGCCAAGACTATGAATGCAATTGAAGAGGTTCAAAAGATTGCAAGAGCCCAAACTCTTATCGCTCTCTGCAGTACAGTGCCTGGCTACTGGTTCACGGTTTTCCTCATTGATAGGATTGGCAGGTTTACCATTCAATTGATTGGTTTCACAATGATGACAGTGTTCATGTTTGCTCTAGCCATTCCTTACCACCACTGGACTCTCCCTGGCAACCATATCGGGTTTGTGGTTCTCTATTCACTAACCTTCTTCTTTGCCAACTTTGGACCCAACGCCACCACATTTGTCGTGTCTGCTGAGATTTTCCCTGCTAGATTACGGTCCACTTGCCATGGAATATCAGCTGCATGTGGTAAGGTAGGGGCAATGGTTGGTGCATTTGGATTCTTGTATTTGGCTCAACCACAAGACAAGACCAAGGCTGATGCAGGGTATCCTGCTGGAATTGGGGTGAGGAATTCACTCATTGTCCTTGGCGTAGTCAACCTTCTTGGattatttttcactttcttGGTTCCAGAATCGAAGGGGAAGTCACTGGAAGAGATGTCGAGGGAAAACGAAGACTCAACTGAGGAAGGAGCCGATAACAAGACTGTTCCTGTGTAAAAGCAGTTACTAGTTCCATTTTATCCTTCATATGTTCTTATAGTTGAAGCTATTTGTATAATGTATCCTTCATATGTTCTTATAGTTGAAGCTATTTGTGTAGACATTATACGTATTAGGTTATCTGTCATTGCTGCAACTCTGCGTTCcatatgtttgtattttttgaaaatctctTCTTGCTCTATAATCATATACTAAAGAgtgattatattaaaaaattagttttaaataattacatgaaATCCTCTTGAAAAATGCATAATCAAACGCACTTAATTGAGAAAAAGACTTTAAATATGTCATGCATAGATAAAACTTTTCTCAAAGTTCAATGACATATGTTGATCTTATATGACACAGGTCGTTGAGTATATTTTAGTACTGTTGCGCATTTCAACTTGCCCGTCTACATTGAACAATTCAAGTCAAATGTGTCGAGTTTCACTTAGTATAGTTAGTTTATTGGAATTTCAAACTACTACTTAAGATCACAACtataaaaaatcttttattatttttttaaatttgatgtcCAAACAACGTTTAAATGTAAAATGGAATAATAACTTAAGTAGCACTCAATACACATCTTTAGTGTCTCAAAGCAATTGAAACTAATTGCAATGTGCTTACAAAAACACATGTCATGTACATTTCATACCTAAACTTATATAAATGTTCCTCTTTCTTATAGAGCTGTAGACCAGCTACCAATAGAAAGAAGACAGACATGACTCATGAATTTATAAGAGGAATTACAccttaaagaaaaaagaaaaaggactaaaaaacaagaagataaaatcacaaaaatagagttcaaaaattgaaattaataattgaaaaaagaaaatgaaaacaaaacttTAACCACAGGAGATGCTTGCTGCAGTGACCACCACTAAGCAACTCCAACTATGATTTTTTAGCCTGCATTAAGTGTGTTGAGAGAAACCAAGTCATTTCATGTACCGAGAACTTAAGGGTCGTGGATTTTTACGCGGGGAGAAATTTATCCACACCCGTTGTTTATACCAAACCAATGAATACATGGCATTTGTCTTTCATATGCACTTCTATCACATGGTTAGTTGATATATGAGAAAATTAATGTGGATTGGTAGGGGACTGGGAAAAGGTTGAAGACTACTTCAAAGAAACTTACCTGTTTCAAGTACTTCTTATGAACCTTCAATGCCTCATCTAATGCTTTTCTTGCATCCAAATTCCCAGATATTTCGCCCAAGATCTGGAAACTTTTTGTCGTCAGCATCAATGGACATAATGTTGTGGAATACACAGATAAAAAAGGACAGAATAATGACCTCTACAACATCATCAAGGCCTTTCGCCTCTTTCATAAGTCGCCTATGCTTGGTCTCTAGAACACTTGCAACCAGGAAAACAGAAAGAGCACTATTCGGTTCCGCACCAGTTTTCAAATTGTTCCTTTCAAACTTCCCATATTCCTTCAATTTATGCTTATCATTCGGTTTGTCATCATACAATAATTCAGAAAGAAGGGGTTGCCTCTTGTCATCAtatgatgaatatatgtttGGATTGTATTCCATGGCCCACATCACCTggataatagaaaaaaaaaagatccatCAGAAGGGAGAAATAACTCCTACTATCTACATTTTCTCATGGCTCCCATGGTTCAGATGTTATGAAGAACTAGTTCTTTCCCATTGACCTTTTATGTCAAAACTTATGCTCTTCTAGAACACAAAATTTTGACATACAATTTCTATTAAACAATCCTTGAACGAGAAACGTAATTAAAGCAACAAATCCTAGTGCAAGCTATTTCGCAGTATGTATCTTATTCTTTTATGATAACCATGGTATCCGGACAAGCTTGCGTGCACCTTGATTAATTACACGGGATACCTTCCCCCTCCTACCAACAACATGTACCAGGTAACTCTATCCACCAAGGCTAGAACAGATGGAAAGAAATCAACTAGTAATTTGTCTCTAATGGGATGTGAACCTACCTCATGATTCTTTACCCACTTCATTGTCCACTAGGTCACtgctatatatataacaataataaatggAAAAGAAGTAGCTTCTCACCTCCCAGAGATAGAGTGAGTCAACGAACGAGAACTCCCTGCGGAAAAGTACCATCAGCATGCGAAATGCAAACAGATATTCTCCACCATCTAGCTCCTCTGCCGATAGAATTATAGCTGTTGTGAGAGAGATAAAAGATATATAGAAGGAGTACCATCTAGTCCTATCCTCTCCTTCGTGTTTTGATAGTAAAGTAAGATAATATGTGGCATTCTCAATGTGTACTTGCAAaaattttacaagtattttacATGAACCAACACTTGCAAAAAAGTAGAAATGCACATATGAAGGCTTTCAAGACTTTACTATGATTAACTTATGATTTGTTACTAGGGCCCCAATGACAAAATGCTATAGTAATTTGCGTCAGCCATCAGAGATATCTAACCATTAGAGATTGTAATTTTGTTGTTCCGTTTCTTCTAGCTTAAGGTAAGTTAATCTCCAATCACAAAAGTCTAGTAAAGATTTACCCTGCACAGTGGCCAAGATATGTACAAGGACAACTATTTCCTGTCCGAAACTCCAACCACATTTGTTAAAAGCTGAAACTACTTCCTTTTGTACCTATTCTGTCCAACTATAACTCTTAAGAAGTTTGACTCAGTTTTTAGATGGAAAAAAACTATCATCCATGGTATCTCTCTCTCAATCCTTTTCTCACATTCCTTTTCGAATGATGAAAGTTGATAACTGGAAAAAGGTACATGGGCTCCTACAGATAGTATCATGAGAACACTTGAATTTATCATTCACGATATTccaaaatcatatttcatcacaAGACACCAGTAAATCATTCAAGACGCTACAACCGAGATTAGGAAAGGAAAAGCAACAATGTCACGAAAATCTTCAGTTCTCTACTATACTCATGGCAATAGTGACTAAGATGATTAACAAAGACTAGGACCCTCTCTTACCCAGGTGTTGATGAAGCTTAGGATCGACGGTTTTAACAATTTGAGCTAGAGTACTTAGCTGAGACTGCACTCCAATAGAATCTGTGCTGCACTTAAAGTTCTCTCGCTGTTGAAATGAAAGTTGAGTGATTATAAATAGAAGGAAGGTATAAGCAGAGGAATGAGCACAAAAGGAATGCATcagatgaaagaaaaatatcaataacGAGAATACAAATATATGTGCAAGTTACACCCCTCTTCCGGTGGTATGCAAGGTTTACCTGACCAACTTTACCTTGCAAGGGAatcatttgaaaaaaagaaagatatttttaacTTGAAATATGTTTATAGCTAAATTCAAGGTAGATCACTAAAGAAAGAAACTCCAGCGGTAACTTTTTTAAATAGTAGTTCAAACAATGTTATGACCATTATGGTGTTTTTACTTTTTGTCCTTTACCTTTTGCTATTGCAACTCATGTAAGGTCTCTAATAATAGCATCTTAAAAAGTAACCACTAATAGAGCATTAACAACAATAGAGACGTACCAATCGACGCATTGCACGTTCGAAGCACCAGTATGCATCTGCTTCATTCTCAAGTAGAATTATCATTGGAGAGCAAATATCACTCATTCCTGTATACATAAAATGAGAGGGGATGTTGATGAATGACTTTGATTATATTGAAAGACAATGTCTTATACTCCTATAATACCTTGAACATAACCAATATCTTTATCCATCCAGGCATAGACAGACAGTACATCCCAAAGTTTTGCTTGATTAGCTTCACTCTCGTAAAATACAAGAGTACGATCCGTTCGAACAACATCCAAACCTAAATAAACATTGTAAGCCAAGATAGTTTCagatatcattaaaaaaatcagtCTATCTTGAAACACCAGCTTCTTTAGACAGGCCAAAAGATTGGTTTCTAGATATTTCATATTCAAGCAACCAATGCATAGCAGAAGTTGTACAGCTGTACTAGGATCATGTTGATTACTATcactttttcattaaaaattgcTCAcagttctttaaaatattttgctGTCACAAAGTTCAAACTCACTCCAAAAATATACCACGTTGGAGTTAAGAGAGAGCAAAGATTGAGTGACTCCATCTTTCAAGTGAACAACAACGAAGTGGAACTAAGCAATGCCAACATGCTTAGTAAAAGGCTTGTACAATTGACAAGAGTAAGGAGAAAAGCAGAGAGAATCACCAAAGACTCTTGGTACTTTTTTCTATTATGTATGTAAAGTGAAAACCAGCATATGCTTTCCTATTATACTGCAGCATTCTTATTTCATGTCCACAAAACCTGTGGAAGGGAAGCAGATAACTCAATTACCTAGGAAGCTTTCTCAAAGTGATGTACAAAATTCATCTCGCTATTGACCAGTCAGCATTGGATGTTGTTTGTTGTGGAATTTATATAGATCTATTTCTTGATATTGTACAGAGATGTTGATAGATAGCATATCTTTAGGATTTcctctttatttctttccttagtTAGCTTCTAATGTTATTGTATTCATACATGTTTACCCTAAGTTGCTCGAACTCAGGTGCAGGTGTTCGATATAGGGACCTAGAGGTCGGATCCTTCATGATCTAATTTATAAGATTCAGGAATATGGATACGGGTGCGGTGATTCgcctaaaataattaaaatatctaaaaatagagTTATATACAACCTAAATTGTGAGATATTGTGTGGAGAACTTGAGGAGAATCATGAAAGAAGATTAAAGGAAAAGGGGTGACGTAGAAATTTCTATATAAAAGGAAttccattttctttaatttcaccttaatttttgtattgattacaACAATCATTAAACTGTCCAGACTTTCCCCATCGATTTTGGTCAAAGTACCCAAATACAGTTGACCAAATCGGACATGTACCCCGCACCCATATCGTGTCAACGCGGGTAATGACGCCAAAAGTGAAGAGTTTGAGCAACTTAGTGCTTACCTATTGAATAAgataaaagttattttcttataattccttgcacatggtatcaaagcataaCCGAAGTTGTGAGACTTGAAGTTGTGGTTGCTGGAATTAGCCGCTGCTATATTTTTGGTTCGTGTTACTTCACCACTGGTGGTCTGTCTTACTGATTTGACATTGCCTTGAGAGTAGCCAGTTGATTTACGGTGGTTTTCTTATCATTGGACCATGTTTCGAAGATTTAACATCAAGATCAAGGTTCCACGATTTTTCTTTTGGTGATACTTTACTTTAAATTCCTTTCTCGGCTGCCATGTGATCTGTTTGGAGCCAGAATACTGTCTGATCTCTACTTCTTCCTCTTTGTTGCTTTGATTGGTTTTCTGTTGGGAGCCCTTGGCTATTCATATTTTAGTTTCTTGTTACTCTGAACTGCTGGATATTCCAACCATATGAACTCTCTTTTGGGTTATTTAGTTTTCTGtatttgagttgagcctttTTGTGGAGTTGACTAGTCTCT
Coding sequences within it:
- the LOC101251617 gene encoding inorganic phosphate transporter 1-4 isoform X2; this translates as MGGDMKVLNALDSAKTQWYHFTAIIIAGMGFFTDAYDLFCISLVTKLLGRIYYHVDGSSKPGSLPPNVSAAVNGVAFCGTLAGQLFFGWLGDKMGRKKVYGMTLMLMCICSIASGLSFSRDPKTVMATLCFFRFWLGFGIGGDYPLSATIMSEYANKKTRGAFIAAVFAMQGFGILAGGIFAIIISAAFEASFKAPPYQVDPLGSTVPQADYVWRIILMVGSLPALLTYYWRMKMPETARYTALVAKNVKQATADMEKVMQVDIGTEQKEPAAVSTVKSGNEFGLFTKKFLTRHGLHLLGTTSTWFLLDIAYYSQNLFQKDIFSAIGWIPAAKTMNAIEEVQKIARAQTLIALCSTVPGYWFTVFLIDRIGRFTIQLIGFTMMTVFMFALAIPYHHWTLPGNHIGFVVLYSLTFFFANFGPNATTFVVSAEIFPARLRSTCHGISAACGKVGAMVGAFGFLYLAQPQDKTKADAGYPAGIGVRNSLIVLGVVNLLGLFFTFLVPESKGKSLEEMSRENEDSTEEGADNKTVPV
- the LOC101251919 gene encoding TBC1 domain family protein isoform X1; amino-acid sequence: MKNSSSEELDSYYPVRPECLADVPKTRFKARVGKTLSERRWKAAFSKEGYLDIAGVLRRIQRGGIHPSIKGAAWEFLLGCFDPDSTFVERNQLRQQRREQYAAWKSECQKIVPVIGSGKFITSAIVSDDGQPITSDDGQPIASDDGQTIASDNGKSIASDDGQPIASDDGQPIECATSTSNSPDNSDAMPAGNGDFDKKVLQWKLSLHQIGLDVVRTDRTLVFYESEANQAKLWDVLSVYAWMDKDIGYVQGMSDICSPMIILLENEADAYWCFERAMRRLRENFKCSTDSIGVQSQLSTLAQIVKTVDPKLHQHLEELDGGEYLFAFRMLMVLFRREFSFVDSLYLWEVMWAMEYNPNIYSSYDDKRQPLLSELLYDDKPNDKHKLKEYGKFERNNLKTGAEPNSALSVFLVASVLETKHRRLMKEAKGLDDVVEILGEISGNLDARKALDEALKVHKKYLKQAKKS
- the LOC101251617 gene encoding inorganic phosphate transporter 1-4 isoform X1; translated protein: MHDFALYLFVLCLRIVKEGKMGGDMKVLNALDSAKTQWYHFTAIIIAGMGFFTDAYDLFCISLVTKLLGRIYYHVDGSSKPGSLPPNVSAAVNGVAFCGTLAGQLFFGWLGDKMGRKKVYGMTLMLMCICSIASGLSFSRDPKTVMATLCFFRFWLGFGIGGDYPLSATIMSEYANKKTRGAFIAAVFAMQGFGILAGGIFAIIISAAFEASFKAPPYQVDPLGSTVPQADYVWRIILMVGSLPALLTYYWRMKMPETARYTALVAKNVKQATADMEKVMQVDIGTEQKEPAAVSTVKSGNEFGLFTKKFLTRHGLHLLGTTSTWFLLDIAYYSQNLFQKDIFSAIGWIPAAKTMNAIEEVQKIARAQTLIALCSTVPGYWFTVFLIDRIGRFTIQLIGFTMMTVFMFALAIPYHHWTLPGNHIGFVVLYSLTFFFANFGPNATTFVVSAEIFPARLRSTCHGISAACGKVGAMVGAFGFLYLAQPQDKTKADAGYPAGIGVRNSLIVLGVVNLLGLFFTFLVPESKGKSLEEMSRENEDSTEEGADNKTVPV
- the LOC101251919 gene encoding TBC1 domain family protein; protein product: MLLNKDMGNSKSSLDFKNDGVRAMKNSSSEELDSYYPVRPECLADVPKTRFKARVGKTLSERRWKAAFSKEGYLDIAGVLRRIQRGGIHPSIKGAAWEFLLGCFDPDSTFVERNQLRQQRREQYAAWKSECQKIVPVIGSGKFITSAIVSDDGQPITSDDGQPIASDDGQTIASDNGKSIASDDGQPIASDDGQPIECATSTSNSPDNSDAMPAGNGDFDKKVLQWKLSLHQIGLDVVRTDRTLVFYESEANQAKLWDVLSVYAWMDKDIGYVQGMSDICSPMIILLENEADAYWCFERAMRRLRENFKCSTDSIGVQSQLSTLAQIVKTVDPKLHQHLEELDGGEYLFAFRMLMVLFRREFSFVDSLYLWEVMWAMEYNPNIYSSYDDKRQPLLSELLYDDKPNDKHKLKEYGKFERNNLKTGAEPNSALSVFLVASVLETKHRRLMKEAKGLDDVVEILGEISGNLDARKALDEALKVHKKYLKQAKKS